The proteins below come from a single Gordonia pseudamarae genomic window:
- a CDS encoding SRPBCC family protein, with protein sequence MATPLLEESIDINASADKVWGVISDLKRMGEWSPQCKKMIVRGEPVGVGTRTINVNRRGPLVWPTTSKIVRYVPNKELAFRIAENRTVWSYTIEESADGVTVTERRDAANGTSKVSAFLVDKVFGGNDSFEIELKQGMAATLAKIKRAAEAA encoded by the coding sequence ATGGCCACTCCGCTGCTCGAAGAGAGCATCGACATCAACGCATCCGCCGACAAGGTGTGGGGCGTGATCTCCGATCTCAAACGCATGGGCGAGTGGAGCCCCCAGTGCAAGAAGATGATCGTGCGGGGCGAGCCGGTCGGTGTCGGCACCCGCACCATCAACGTCAACCGGCGGGGCCCGCTGGTGTGGCCCACCACCTCCAAGATCGTCCGGTACGTCCCGAACAAGGAACTGGCGTTCCGCATCGCCGAGAACCGCACCGTGTGGTCGTACACCATCGAGGAGTCGGCGGACGGGGTGACGGTCACCGAACGCCGCGACGCCGCGAACGGCACCAGCAAGGTCAGCGCCTTCCTCGTCGACAAGGTCTTCGGCGGCAACGACAGCTTCGAGATCGAACTCAAGCAGGGCATGGCCGCCACCCTCGCCAAGATCAAGCGGGCGGCCGAAGCCGCCTGA
- the moeA gene encoding molybdopterin molybdotransferase MoeA, giving the protein MRSVRDHQEAIHGLFGPPEAVEVAVTDALGLVTAVDVVTGVSLPGFDNSAMDGYAVLGADLAEASTEHPVTLPMAADIPAGRTDRLTLTPGTVARIMTGAPLPGGADAVVPVEQTASGPVRGRFAPVDQGPQQIRFTAPIPVGKNIRVAGSDIVAGEVAIRAGTELHAPQLGLLAAIGAGTVRVWRRPRVVVLSTGSELVAPGHRLRHGQIYESNSPMLAAAATEAGALARTVHFVPDDVDGFLTRIAEIAGEADLIVTSGGVSAGAFEVVKDALIATGGVEFAKVAMQPGMPQGCGHVTDPSGQAVPIITLPGNPVSSLVSFEVFIRPPLRTKMGLPPHRARVTARLRGSVGSPAGKRQFLRGVLERDGDGWVVDPIGPPSSHHLRYLAGANALIDVATDITALADGVDVEVLVLD; this is encoded by the coding sequence CTGCGATCCGTCCGGGACCACCAGGAGGCCATCCACGGGCTGTTCGGCCCACCCGAGGCCGTCGAGGTGGCGGTGACCGACGCATTGGGCCTGGTCACCGCCGTCGACGTCGTGACCGGCGTGTCGTTGCCCGGGTTCGACAACTCGGCGATGGACGGCTACGCGGTACTGGGCGCAGACCTCGCCGAGGCCAGTACCGAGCATCCCGTCACGCTGCCGATGGCCGCCGACATCCCCGCCGGCCGCACCGACCGGCTCACCCTGACGCCGGGCACCGTCGCCCGCATCATGACCGGCGCCCCGCTTCCCGGCGGCGCCGACGCGGTGGTGCCGGTGGAACAGACCGCCAGCGGGCCGGTCCGGGGACGTTTCGCCCCGGTGGACCAGGGCCCGCAGCAGATCCGTTTCACCGCCCCGATACCCGTCGGCAAGAACATCCGCGTGGCCGGCTCGGACATCGTGGCCGGTGAGGTCGCGATCCGCGCCGGCACCGAGCTGCACGCGCCGCAGCTCGGGCTGCTCGCGGCGATCGGGGCCGGAACGGTCCGGGTGTGGCGCCGGCCGCGGGTGGTGGTGCTCTCCACCGGCTCGGAACTGGTCGCCCCCGGCCACCGACTGCGGCACGGACAGATCTACGAATCCAACTCCCCGATGCTCGCCGCCGCCGCGACCGAGGCCGGGGCGCTCGCCCGGACCGTGCACTTCGTTCCCGACGATGTCGACGGATTCCTGACCCGGATCGCCGAGATCGCGGGCGAGGCCGACCTCATCGTCACCTCCGGCGGGGTCAGCGCCGGGGCGTTCGAGGTGGTCAAGGACGCGCTCATCGCCACGGGCGGGGTGGAATTCGCCAAGGTGGCGATGCAGCCCGGCATGCCGCAAGGCTGCGGACACGTCACCGATCCGTCCGGGCAGGCGGTACCGATCATCACCCTGCCCGGCAATCCGGTCAGTTCGCTGGTCAGTTTCGAGGTGTTCATCCGGCCACCGCTGCGCACCAAGATGGGTCTGCCGCCGCACCGCGCAAGGGTCACCGCCCGGCTGCGCGGGTCGGTCGGCTCCCCGGCGGGCAAACGGCAGTTCCTGCGGGGCGTACTCGAACGCGACGGCGACGGCTGGGTGGTCGACCCGATCGGCCCGCCGTCGAGCCACCATCTGCGCTACCTCGCCGGGGCCAACGCGCTGATCGACGTGGCCACCGACATCACCGCCCTGGCCGACGGCGTCGACGTCGAGGTACTGGTGCTGGACTGA
- a CDS encoding DUF485 domain-containing protein: MQQSPQFQELRSRLLRFVLPISAFFLIWYAVYVLLGAFAHDFMATKVLGEINLGIILGLLQFVTTFVITGWYVRFANRELDPRAEAIRIKMEAEAPQAGMTQP, from the coding sequence ATGCAGCAAAGCCCGCAATTTCAGGAACTGCGTTCGCGACTGCTCCGCTTCGTTCTGCCGATCAGCGCGTTCTTCCTGATCTGGTACGCCGTCTACGTGCTCCTCGGGGCATTCGCGCATGACTTCATGGCCACCAAGGTGCTCGGCGAGATCAACCTCGGCATCATCCTGGGCCTGCTCCAGTTCGTCACCACCTTCGTGATCACCGGGTGGTACGTGAGGTTCGCCAACCGTGAACTCGACCCGCGCGCCGAGGCCATCCGCATCAAGATGGAGGCCGAGGCACCCCAGGCAGGAATGACGCAGCCATGA
- a CDS encoding LytR/AlgR family response regulator transcription factor yields MSLTILAVDDEQPALDELEYLLSNSPAVDTVITATDATTALRELGRHAVDAIFLDINMPGLSGLELAEVLRNYTDPPPVVFVTAHEDRAVDAFAVGALDYLLKPIRDARLAEAIDRVAAAARTKRDRAGSGPAAPVAAGPDPDEVIPVELGGVTSLVRRDSIGWVEAVGDYARLHSSSGDHLVRIPLSTLESRWSEAGFMRVHRSYLVSLPMVTGLRSRGTSTVVCVRANGRSPATDLPVSRRQLRDLKDRLIRDPMRNYRAQQNSSGDGR; encoded by the coding sequence GTGTCGCTGACGATTCTGGCGGTCGACGACGAACAACCGGCACTCGACGAACTCGAGTACCTCCTGTCGAACTCGCCCGCCGTCGACACGGTGATCACCGCCACCGACGCCACCACCGCCCTCCGCGAACTCGGCCGGCACGCCGTCGACGCGATCTTCCTCGATATCAACATGCCGGGGCTGTCCGGTCTTGAGTTGGCCGAGGTGCTGCGCAACTACACGGACCCGCCGCCGGTGGTGTTCGTGACCGCCCACGAGGACAGGGCCGTCGACGCGTTCGCGGTGGGTGCGCTGGACTATCTGCTCAAACCGATCCGGGACGCGCGCCTGGCCGAGGCCATCGACCGGGTCGCCGCCGCGGCGCGGACCAAACGCGACCGGGCCGGGTCGGGCCCGGCCGCACCCGTGGCGGCCGGGCCCGACCCGGACGAGGTGATCCCGGTCGAGTTGGGCGGTGTCACCTCGCTGGTACGCAGGGATTCCATCGGCTGGGTGGAGGCGGTGGGCGACTACGCCCGGCTGCACTCCTCATCGGGCGACCATCTGGTGCGCATTCCGCTGTCCACCCTGGAATCACGCTGGTCCGAGGCCGGTTTCATGCGGGTGCACCGGTCCTATCTGGTGTCGCTGCCGATGGTCACCGGGCTGCGTTCGCGCGGGACGTCGACGGTGGTGTGCGTCCGGGCCAACGGCCGGTCCCCCGCCACCGACCTGCCGGTCAGCCGACGTCAGCTACGTGACCTCAAGGACCGGCTGATCCGCGATCCGATGCGCAATTACCGAGCGCAACAAAACAGTTCGGGCGACGGCAGGTGA
- a CDS encoding acyl-CoA dehydrogenase family protein, whose protein sequence is MDFELSEEQVMLRDTVRDVLTKTYDVETVRTVTDSELGWKRDVWNSLAEIGILGLSFSEEDGGAGAGPIEVATVLTELGRALAPEPYLDSVVVPGALISAAAPGHELLAALASGETLGAFAHHEKGDRWPVSAVATSFAEGTISGTKTLVPHGDCADHLVVSARAGDEVGLYLVDATAAGVSRTPYRTHDRRRGAQITFDGAAAVRLGSGEASPIISDVEIITQISQCAEAIGALERCLELTTEYLKTRKQFGVTLSTFQTLTQRAADLYMWLELARSMSQYAVTALAEGSADATIASRVKLQVGRSARIIGQESIQMHGGIGMTAEYPVGHYVSRLTAIGHTLGHPDDHLAALARKVGDWEMVTIA, encoded by the coding sequence ATGGATTTTGAGCTTTCCGAAGAACAGGTGATGTTGCGCGACACCGTGCGCGACGTGCTCACCAAGACCTACGACGTCGAGACGGTACGCACGGTGACCGACAGCGAACTCGGCTGGAAGCGCGATGTATGGAACTCGCTCGCCGAGATCGGCATCCTGGGACTGTCGTTCTCCGAGGAGGACGGCGGTGCCGGAGCCGGCCCCATCGAGGTCGCGACCGTGCTGACCGAACTCGGCCGGGCACTGGCCCCCGAGCCGTACCTCGATTCGGTGGTGGTTCCGGGCGCGTTGATCTCCGCGGCCGCCCCCGGCCACGAACTGCTGGCCGCACTCGCCTCGGGTGAGACCCTCGGGGCGTTCGCGCACCACGAGAAGGGCGATCGCTGGCCGGTGTCGGCGGTGGCCACCAGCTTTGCCGAGGGCACTATCAGTGGTACCAAAACTCTTGTACCGCATGGTGATTGCGCAGACCATCTGGTTGTCTCGGCACGTGCCGGCGACGAGGTCGGGCTGTACCTGGTGGACGCCACCGCGGCCGGGGTGAGCCGGACACCCTACCGCACCCACGACCGTCGGCGCGGCGCCCAGATCACCTTCGACGGCGCGGCGGCCGTGCGGCTCGGCTCGGGCGAGGCATCCCCGATCATCTCCGATGTCGAGATCATCACCCAGATCTCGCAGTGCGCCGAGGCCATCGGTGCGCTCGAACGGTGCCTGGAGCTGACCACCGAATACCTCAAGACGCGCAAGCAGTTCGGTGTCACGCTGTCGACGTTCCAGACACTCACCCAGCGTGCGGCCGACCTGTACATGTGGCTGGAACTGGCCCGCAGCATGAGCCAGTACGCGGTCACCGCGCTCGCCGAGGGCAGCGCCGACGCCACCATCGCCTCGCGGGTCAAGCTGCAGGTGGGCAGGTCAGCCCGGATCATCGGCCAGGAGTCGATCCAGATGCACGGCGGTATCGGCATGACCGCCGAGTACCCTGTCGGCCACTACGTCAGCCGGCTCACCGCCATCGGGCACACCCTCGGCCATCCCGACGACCATCTGGCCGCACTGGCCCGCAAGGTGGGCGACTGGGAGATGGTCACGATCGCCTGA
- a CDS encoding acyl-CoA dehydrogenase family protein translates to MQLEFSPEEQAFRAEIQTLLAKVPQELRDRNAAGKMNYPDDMIASCRILNENGLATAHWPVEWGGKDWSPIQHHILKEEMALAHVPELLAFNHSMIGPVIAQFGSQELKERFLAKTANVDIWWCQGFSEPEAGSDLASLKTKAVRDGDHYVINGQKTWTTLGQYADWIFVLARTNPDVKKQAGISMFLVELSTPGIEMRPIQLIDGGVEVNEVFFEDVRVPAEQMVGEENSGWTQAKFLLGNERVGIARVGETKVKLARAKKLAGETRTATGTLLEDPQFAARIASLENDLLALEVTQLRVVASSADGKPNPASSLLKLRGSQLQQETTELLADIAGPDSLPSSAIDATGPADIDVAEWAQRSVPQYLNFRKVSIYGGSNEVQRQIIDKAVLGL, encoded by the coding sequence ATGCAACTCGAGTTCAGCCCGGAAGAACAGGCGTTTCGCGCAGAGATCCAAACCCTCCTCGCCAAGGTTCCCCAAGAGCTCCGCGACCGCAACGCCGCGGGCAAGATGAATTACCCCGACGACATGATCGCGTCGTGCCGCATCCTCAACGAGAACGGCCTGGCGACCGCCCACTGGCCCGTCGAGTGGGGCGGCAAGGACTGGAGCCCCATCCAGCACCACATCCTCAAGGAGGAAATGGCTCTGGCGCACGTCCCCGAGTTGCTCGCCTTCAACCACTCGATGATCGGCCCGGTCATCGCGCAGTTCGGCTCGCAGGAACTCAAGGAACGTTTCCTCGCCAAGACCGCCAACGTCGACATCTGGTGGTGCCAGGGCTTCTCCGAGCCCGAAGCCGGTTCGGACCTGGCCTCGCTCAAGACCAAGGCGGTGCGCGACGGCGACCATTACGTGATCAACGGCCAGAAGACGTGGACCACGCTCGGCCAGTACGCCGACTGGATCTTCGTGCTCGCCCGCACCAACCCGGACGTGAAGAAGCAGGCCGGCATCAGCATGTTCCTGGTGGAGCTGTCCACCCCCGGCATCGAGATGCGTCCCATCCAGCTGATCGACGGCGGTGTCGAGGTCAACGAGGTGTTCTTCGAGGACGTCCGGGTGCCCGCCGAACAGATGGTCGGTGAGGAGAACTCGGGCTGGACGCAGGCCAAGTTCCTGCTCGGCAACGAACGCGTCGGCATCGCCCGCGTGGGCGAGACCAAGGTCAAGCTGGCCCGGGCCAAGAAGCTCGCCGGTGAGACCAGGACCGCCACCGGCACCCTGCTCGAGGACCCGCAGTTCGCCGCCCGGATCGCCTCGCTGGAGAACGACCTGCTCGCCCTGGAGGTGACGCAGCTGCGCGTGGTCGCCTCGTCCGCCGACGGCAAACCCAATCCGGCGTCCTCGCTGCTCAAACTGCGCGGCTCACAGTTGCAGCAGGAGACCACCGAACTGCTCGCCGACATCGCCGGCCCCGACTCACTGCCGTCGTCCGCGATCGACGCCACCGGGCCCGCCGACATCGACGTCGCCGAATGGGCCCAGCGCAGCGTTCCGCAGTACCTCAACTTCCGCAAGGTGAGCATCTACGGCGGCTCCAACGAGGTGCAGCGACAGATCATCGACAAGGCCGTGCTCGGCCTGTAG
- a CDS encoding HAD-IIA family hydrolase has protein sequence MSYGLLLDIDGVMVTSWQALPGAADAVAELARRAIPRMFLTNTTSRSRAEIAEALADCGFDVAPREILTAAKLTAEYLGAHYPGKTVWVLNQGPIAEDMTQVNLVDDPARAEVIVLGGAGAVFTHEALSTVFERMVSGIPVVAMHRSMTWSTARGLAIDTGVYLEGLEKASGRRIKAIGKPSPVGFRTASELMDLDPAQVVMVGDDMHNDILGAQAAALVGVLVRTGKFREDALRQLQRDEFGPVPDHIIDSLADLPDLLTRLYR, from the coding sequence ATGAGTTATGGGCTGCTGCTCGATATCGACGGGGTGATGGTCACCTCGTGGCAGGCGCTGCCCGGTGCCGCCGACGCCGTCGCAGAACTCGCCCGCCGGGCGATCCCACGGATGTTTCTGACCAACACCACATCACGCTCGCGCGCCGAGATCGCCGAGGCGCTGGCCGACTGTGGTTTCGATGTCGCCCCGCGGGAGATCCTCACCGCGGCCAAACTGACGGCCGAATATCTGGGTGCGCACTATCCGGGAAAGACGGTGTGGGTGCTCAATCAGGGGCCGATCGCCGAGGACATGACGCAGGTGAATCTTGTCGACGATCCGGCGCGGGCCGAGGTGATCGTGCTCGGCGGCGCGGGGGCGGTGTTCACCCACGAGGCGCTGTCGACGGTGTTCGAGCGGATGGTCTCGGGGATACCGGTGGTGGCGATGCACCGGTCGATGACCTGGTCGACGGCCAGGGGCCTGGCCATCGACACCGGGGTGTACCTGGAGGGGCTGGAGAAGGCATCCGGGCGCAGGATCAAGGCCATCGGCAAGCCGTCGCCGGTGGGTTTCCGTACCGCATCGGAGCTGATGGACCTGGACCCGGCGCAGGTGGTGATGGTGGGCGACGACATGCACAACGACATCCTCGGCGCGCAGGCCGCCGCCCTGGTGGGGGTGCTGGTGCGGACCGGGAAGTTCCGCGAGGATGCGTTGCGGCAATTGCAGCGCGACGAGTTCGGGCCGGTGCCCGACCACATCATCGACTCGCTCGCCGACCTTCCCGATCTGCTCACCAGGCTCTACCGCTGA
- a CDS encoding solute symporter family protein: protein MTTVNPNTLYLAEAVGEPAVNIAIFVAFVAVTMFVVIRASKNNSSAADFFTGGRGFSGPQNGIAIAGDYLSAASFLGIAGAIAVYGYDGFLYSIGFLVAWLVALLLVAELLRNTGKFTMADVLSFRLKQRPVRLAAAISTLTVTLFYMLAQMAGAGGLVALLLDIESDAGQALVIAVVGALMIVYVLIGGMKGTTWVQIIKAVLLIAGAGLMTIMVLWKFGANFSEILTDAQAAISGNEATESRDVLAPGAKYGGSMTSQINFLSLAIALVLGTAGLPHVLMRFYTVPTAKEARKSVVWAIALIGAFYLFTLVLGYGAAALVGPEKILSSAGKENSAAPLLAFELGGVVLLGIISAVAFATILAVVAGLAITASASFAHDIYANVIKRNKVSEDDQVRVSRYTVVVLGILGIVLGILANGQNIAFLVALAFAVAASANLPTIVYSLYWKRFNTRGALWSIYGGLGSCIFLIIFSPAVSGKSTSMITGTDFHWFPLENPGIVSIPLAFILGIVGTLTTPQDKGNPARNAEMEVRSLTGVGAEQAVQH, encoded by the coding sequence ATGACCACCGTGAACCCGAACACCCTGTACCTCGCCGAGGCTGTCGGCGAGCCCGCGGTCAACATCGCGATCTTCGTCGCCTTCGTCGCCGTCACCATGTTCGTGGTGATCCGGGCGTCGAAGAACAACTCGTCGGCGGCCGACTTCTTCACCGGCGGCCGCGGCTTCTCCGGCCCGCAGAACGGAATCGCCATCGCCGGCGACTACCTGTCGGCGGCCAGCTTCCTCGGTATCGCCGGCGCCATCGCCGTGTACGGCTACGACGGCTTCCTCTATTCGATCGGCTTCCTCGTCGCCTGGCTGGTGGCCCTGTTGCTGGTCGCCGAATTGCTACGCAACACAGGCAAATTCACCATGGCCGACGTGCTGAGCTTCCGGCTCAAGCAGCGCCCGGTGCGCCTGGCCGCAGCCATCTCCACCCTCACGGTCACCCTGTTCTACATGCTGGCCCAGATGGCGGGCGCCGGTGGTCTGGTCGCGCTGCTGCTCGACATCGAATCCGATGCCGGCCAGGCCCTGGTGATCGCGGTGGTCGGTGCACTGATGATCGTGTACGTGCTCATCGGCGGCATGAAGGGCACCACCTGGGTGCAGATCATCAAGGCGGTGCTGCTGATCGCGGGCGCCGGCCTGATGACGATCATGGTGCTGTGGAAGTTCGGCGCGAACTTCTCCGAGATCCTCACCGACGCCCAGGCCGCGATCTCGGGCAACGAAGCGACCGAGAGCCGCGATGTGCTCGCCCCCGGCGCCAAGTACGGCGGCTCGATGACATCGCAGATCAACTTCCTGTCGCTGGCGATCGCGCTGGTGCTGGGCACCGCGGGCCTCCCCCACGTGCTCATGCGCTTCTACACCGTCCCCACCGCCAAGGAAGCCCGCAAGTCGGTGGTCTGGGCCATCGCCCTGATCGGTGCCTTCTACCTGTTCACCCTGGTGCTGGGGTACGGCGCCGCAGCCCTGGTGGGACCGGAGAAGATCCTGTCCTCGGCAGGCAAGGAGAACTCGGCGGCTCCGCTGCTGGCGTTCGAACTGGGCGGTGTGGTGCTCCTCGGCATCATCTCGGCGGTCGCGTTCGCCACCATCCTGGCCGTCGTGGCAGGTCTGGCGATCACCGCCTCGGCCTCGTTCGCCCACGACATCTACGCCAACGTGATCAAGCGCAACAAGGTCAGCGAGGACGACCAGGTGCGCGTGTCCCGGTACACCGTCGTCGTGCTCGGCATCCTGGGCATCGTGCTCGGCATCCTGGCCAACGGCCAGAACATCGCCTTCCTCGTCGCCCTGGCGTTCGCGGTCGCCGCGTCGGCGAACCTGCCGACCATCGTGTACTCGCTGTACTGGAAGCGCTTCAATACCCGCGGCGCCCTGTGGTCGATCTACGGCGGACTGGGTTCGTGCATCTTCCTGATCATCTTCTCCCCGGCGGTTTCCGGTAAGTCGACGTCGATGATCACCGGCACCGACTTCCACTGGTTCCCGCTGGAGAACCCGGGTATCGTGTCGATCCCGCTCGCCTTCATCCTCGGTATCGTCGGCACCCTGACGACCCCGCAGGACAAGGGCAACCCGGCCCGCAACGCCGAGATGGAGGTCCGCTCCCTCACCGGTGTCGGCGCCGAACAGGCAGTGCAGCACTAG
- a CDS encoding amidase produces MKKVHAFGDDCLGELDAVAIAAEIKAGTFSATEAAEAALARIDVVNPHLNAVAFDDRERARTRAADDGLAPGALRGVPSIIKNNTDFAGIATLHGSAAVADRPAAANEPFTDQFVGTGLNVLGASTLPAFGLTATTEFSDRPPTLNPWDTDYSCGASSGGSAALVAAGALPIAHANDGGGSIRIPAAACGLVGLKPTRGRVAAALESRSAPVDLVSNGVVTRTVRDSAHFYADIERRSPAAGMEPIGLVEGPSDRRLRVAVLVEPLTGQLLDADTRTALTTVGEKLGDLGHRTELIPMPLDRSYADDFIQYWGLMAFSLERFGGRIIGKGFDRKKIDPFTHGLARMFVRHIWRTPAAIRGLRKADAVLASTYDRFDVVLSPTLAHTVPKIGYLDPAGDFDEVFDRLMQYVAFTPVNNTTGTPAISLPLATDSAGLPIGIHFMADRGNERTLLELAFELEAALPFARINA; encoded by the coding sequence ATGAAGAAGGTGCACGCATTCGGCGATGACTGTCTGGGCGAGCTCGACGCGGTGGCGATCGCCGCCGAGATCAAGGCAGGTACGTTCTCCGCCACGGAGGCGGCGGAGGCCGCTCTCGCCCGTATCGACGTCGTCAATCCGCACCTGAACGCCGTCGCCTTCGACGACCGGGAACGGGCCCGCACACGCGCCGCCGACGACGGGCTGGCCCCGGGGGCGCTGCGCGGTGTTCCCTCGATCATCAAGAACAACACCGATTTCGCGGGCATCGCCACGCTGCACGGTTCGGCCGCGGTGGCCGATCGGCCCGCCGCCGCGAACGAGCCGTTCACCGACCAGTTCGTCGGTACCGGTCTCAACGTGCTCGGCGCGTCGACACTGCCTGCCTTCGGGCTTACGGCGACAACCGAATTCAGCGATCGGCCGCCCACGCTCAATCCGTGGGACACCGACTATTCGTGCGGTGCCTCCTCGGGCGGCTCGGCGGCGCTGGTCGCGGCGGGGGCACTGCCGATCGCACACGCCAACGACGGCGGCGGCTCGATCCGCATCCCGGCCGCGGCGTGCGGCCTGGTGGGGCTCAAACCGACCCGTGGCCGGGTCGCCGCCGCCCTGGAATCACGTTCGGCCCCTGTCGATCTCGTCTCCAACGGGGTGGTCACCCGAACAGTCCGGGACAGTGCGCACTTCTACGCCGACATCGAACGCCGATCGCCCGCGGCGGGGATGGAGCCGATCGGCCTGGTCGAGGGGCCGTCGGACCGGCGGCTGCGGGTGGCGGTGCTCGTCGAACCGCTGACCGGACAACTACTCGACGCCGACACGCGGACCGCGCTGACCACGGTGGGCGAGAAACTCGGTGACCTCGGGCATCGCACCGAACTGATCCCGATGCCGCTGGACCGGTCCTACGCCGACGACTTCATCCAGTACTGGGGCCTGATGGCGTTCTCGCTCGAACGCTTCGGCGGGCGGATCATCGGAAAGGGCTTTGACCGCAAGAAGATCGATCCGTTCACCCACGGCCTGGCGCGGATGTTCGTCAGGCACATCTGGCGCACCCCGGCGGCGATCCGTGGCCTGCGCAAGGCCGACGCCGTGCTTGCCTCCACCTACGACCGATTCGACGTGGTGCTGTCGCCGACCCTGGCGCACACTGTCCCGAAGATCGGATACCTGGACCCGGCGGGCGATTTCGACGAGGTCTTCGATCGTTTGATGCAGTACGTGGCGTTCACCCCGGTCAACAACACCACCGGTACCCCGGCCATCAGTCTGCCGCTGGCCACGGATTCGGCCGGACTGCCGATCGGCATCCACTTCATGGCCGACAGGGGCAACGAACGCACCCTCCTCGAGCTCGCCTTCGAACTCGAGGCGGCCCTGCCGTTCGCCCGCATCAACGCCTGA
- a CDS encoding sodium/solute symporter encodes MNGSGSSILTTAAVLLAAVVTIALGIYGGRRSRTTSDFLVASRSVGSRANATAITGEYLSAASFLGVAGYVAKYGADALWYPVGFTAGYLGLLMFVAAPLRRSGAYTVPDFAEFRLSSPRARTIAMLVVVGICVLYLIPQFQGAGQALHILLDIPAWVGAVGVGLIVIMNVVSGGMRSITFVQAVQYWLKLTAIAIPTLVLLAVFAGDRSELGASAPPRVQTATTVDITVDVEVNVADATGVIVDGHVDGTEIRGQQLPPGPHTLGAGTTLTLAAGAATPVVTGAPVTGADWLSSGHGLGGGHPLYQVLSLIIATFLGTMGLPHVLVRFYTNPDGRSAQRTALAVIALLSLFYLFPLLLGIFARLYVPELLITGNADAAVLLLPTAAVGGIGGQLLAALVAAGAIAAFLATSSGLLVSVAGALSTDVLRGRVRDFRLAAIIGGLVPIGLALAAASLELSRTVGLVFAVSASTLCPLLVLGIWWRRLTAPGAITGLLVGGLSSGAATSLAIAGVVPDDALGGWPAIIVGYPAAVTVPLGFATMIAVSLATQATLPPGLSRTFARMHVPERLGMGIERLPEG; translated from the coding sequence GTGAACGGCTCGGGCTCAAGCATTCTCACCACCGCCGCGGTACTGCTCGCGGCGGTGGTCACGATCGCCCTCGGCATCTACGGCGGCCGGCGATCACGCACCACCTCCGACTTCCTGGTGGCCTCCCGATCCGTCGGCTCTCGCGCCAACGCCACTGCCATCACCGGCGAATACCTCTCGGCGGCATCATTTCTCGGTGTTGCCGGCTATGTGGCCAAGTACGGCGCCGACGCACTGTGGTATCCGGTCGGCTTCACCGCCGGCTACCTGGGGTTGCTGATGTTCGTGGCCGCACCACTGCGCCGGTCCGGGGCCTACACCGTGCCCGACTTCGCCGAGTTCCGGCTCTCGTCCCCCCGTGCACGCACCATCGCGATGCTCGTGGTGGTCGGTATCTGCGTGCTGTACCTGATCCCGCAGTTCCAGGGAGCCGGGCAGGCGCTGCACATCCTGCTCGACATCCCCGCCTGGGTGGGCGCGGTCGGCGTCGGATTGATCGTGATCATGAACGTGGTCAGCGGTGGAATGCGGTCGATCACGTTCGTGCAGGCCGTCCAGTACTGGCTCAAACTCACCGCGATCGCCATCCCCACACTGGTGCTGCTGGCGGTGTTCGCCGGGGACCGCTCCGAACTCGGCGCCTCGGCACCGCCCCGCGTGCAGACGGCCACCACCGTCGACATCACCGTCGACGTCGAGGTCAATGTCGCCGACGCGACCGGCGTCATCGTCGACGGCCACGTCGACGGCACCGAGATCCGTGGACAGCAGTTGCCGCCGGGACCGCACACGCTGGGCGCGGGCACCACCCTGACCCTCGCCGCCGGCGCCGCCACCCCCGTGGTCACCGGGGCGCCCGTCACCGGCGCCGACTGGCTCTCCTCCGGTCACGGCCTGGGCGGCGGACACCCGCTGTATCAGGTGCTGTCGCTGATCATCGCTACCTTCCTCGGCACGATGGGCCTCCCGCATGTGCTGGTGCGCTTCTACACCAACCCCGATGGACGTTCGGCCCAGCGCACCGCACTCGCCGTCATCGCCCTGCTGTCGCTGTTCTATCTGTTTCCGCTGCTGCTGGGGATATTCGCGCGGTTGTACGTGCCCGAGCTGCTTATCACCGGCAACGCGGACGCCGCGGTCCTGCTGCTGCCGACCGCCGCCGTCGGCGGGATCGGTGGCCAACTACTGGCGGCGCTGGTGGCCGCCGGGGCGATCGCCGCGTTCCTGGCCACCTCGTCGGGGCTGCTGGTGAGCGTGGCCGGCGCGCTGTCGACGGATGTACTGCGCGGGCGGGTCCGCGACTTCCGGCTGGCCGCGATCATCGGCGGGCTGGTCCCCATCGGTCTGGCGCTGGCGGCGGCATCGCTGGAACTGTCCCGCACCGTCGGACTGGTATTCGCGGTGTCGGCCTCGACGCTGTGCCCCCTGCTGGTGCTGGGCATCTGGTGGCGCCGGCTGACCGCACCCGGCGCCATCACCGGACTGCTGGTGGGCGGACTGTCCTCGGGGGCGGCGACGAGTCTGGCGATCGCCGGCGTCGTGCCCGACGACGCGCTCGGCGGCTGGCCGGCGATCATCGTCGGCTATCCGGCCGCCGTCACGGTCCCGCTGGGTTTCGCCACGATGATCGCGGTCAGCCTGGCCACCCAGGCGACGCTGCCGCCCGGACTCTCGCGCACCTTCGCGCGGATGCATGTGCCCGAACGCCTCGGCATGGGCATCGAGCGTCTTCCGGAGGGCTGA